In Blastopirellula sp. J2-11, a single genomic region encodes these proteins:
- a CDS encoding PQQ-binding-like beta-propeller repeat protein, translated as MSRILSALIIAFWCAPLQADWPLFRADPVASGVAAESLPADLELLWKYAVEKGAFEGTPAVVDNVVYIGDLDGAIYALNLADGKEIWKKSIDTGFYGSPAYRDGKVYLGDMDGLLHCLSAKTGDVLWTYETGAEINGSVNFYQDKLLIGSQDATLYCLTAADGQLVWKYEIADQIRCMPTIVENRGFVAGCDAKLHIIDLDKGTSAASVPIDAPTGSTPAVHGDLVVFGTEGGTLYGIDWKKAVVRWTHEDDRGRQAFRASAAVTDKLAIIGGRNKRVAAVNMTNGKQLWSFPTRGRIDSSPVIAGDKVYFGSSDGKVYGLKISDGSEAWSYEAGGSFTGGPAISDGKLLIASDDGNVYCFGKKSK; from the coding sequence ATGTCTCGCATTTTGTCTGCGCTGATCATCGCGTTTTGGTGTGCGCCGCTCCAGGCCGATTGGCCCCTTTTTCGGGCCGATCCGGTTGCCAGCGGAGTTGCCGCCGAATCGTTGCCAGCCGATCTAGAGTTGCTCTGGAAGTACGCGGTCGAAAAAGGCGCGTTTGAAGGGACCCCGGCCGTTGTCGACAACGTTGTTTATATCGGCGATCTGGACGGTGCGATCTACGCATTGAATCTTGCCGACGGCAAAGAGATCTGGAAAAAATCGATCGACACCGGCTTTTATGGTTCGCCCGCCTATCGCGACGGCAAAGTTTATCTGGGAGACATGGACGGTCTGCTTCATTGCTTAAGCGCCAAAACCGGCGACGTTTTGTGGACCTATGAAACGGGCGCCGAGATCAACGGCAGCGTTAACTTTTATCAAGACAAATTGCTGATCGGCTCGCAAGACGCGACTCTCTATTGCCTGACCGCGGCCGATGGCCAACTGGTTTGGAAGTACGAAATCGCCGATCAAATTCGCTGCATGCCGACCATCGTCGAAAATCGCGGCTTTGTCGCCGGTTGCGACGCCAAGCTGCACATCATCGATCTCGACAAAGGGACGAGCGCTGCGAGCGTGCCGATTGACGCACCGACCGGCAGCACTCCGGCCGTTCACGGCGACCTGGTCGTCTTTGGGACCGAAGGGGGAACGCTCTACGGCATCGACTGGAAAAAAGCGGTGGTCCGTTGGACCCATGAAGATGATCGCGGACGTCAGGCGTTTCGCGCCAGCGCCGCAGTCACCGACAAATTGGCGATCATCGGCGGACGCAACAAACGTGTCGCCGCCGTCAATATGACCAACGGCAAGCAGCTTTGGTCGTTTCCGACCCGTGGACGGATCGACAGTTCGCCGGTTATCGCCGGCGACAAGGTTTATTTTGGTTCGTCCGACGGCAAAGTTTACGGCTTGAAAATCAGCGACGGCTCCGAAGCATGGAGCTATGAAGCCGGCGGTAGTTTCACCGGCGGACCCGCGATCAGTGACGGCAAGTTGCTGATCGCCAGCGATGACGGCAACGTCTATTGCTTTGGTAAGAAATCAAAATAA
- a CDS encoding ATP-binding protein produces the protein MAKKLTVVLSQGQSQNPAKRNLEEEIVARLLFEPGIEVTIVPHLYDLKPDGPGMLCLEGISGNMVIISWMFERAARWTLDRNGIHGKIGTSLLTYEVDEDELDELEDEEEKAEKQRVADSRPPSNRYIYCLDLRVSNKVDEYVEEIQRIAAEQTPQVMQLGGLTLDPPPANGNGNSNGEMFGVTPLQQLRHDHPTNDTYVGANHEAPIEPIRIEETGGRRWYPVIDYSRCTNCMECIDFCLFGVYGVDGIDTILVEQPDNCRKGCPACSRVCPENAIIFPQHKTPTIAGSDIVAEGGLKIDLSQLFGKPAEDPNAVDTAVRERDEQLLMAGRDAVGASVGIPKRQADKPTEERDELDDLMDAVDELDI, from the coding sequence ATGGCGAAAAAACTGACCGTCGTCCTCAGTCAAGGACAAAGCCAGAATCCGGCCAAACGGAACCTCGAAGAGGAAATCGTCGCCCGATTGCTGTTTGAGCCCGGTATCGAAGTGACGATCGTTCCTCATCTGTACGATCTGAAACCAGACGGCCCGGGGATGCTCTGTCTTGAGGGGATCTCCGGCAACATGGTGATCATCTCGTGGATGTTCGAGCGGGCCGCGCGTTGGACGCTCGATCGCAACGGTATCCACGGCAAGATCGGTACGTCGCTGCTCACCTACGAAGTCGACGAGGATGAGCTCGACGAACTGGAAGATGAAGAAGAGAAAGCCGAAAAGCAGCGCGTCGCCGATTCGCGTCCCCCTTCCAACCGCTACATCTACTGCTTGGACCTGCGCGTCTCGAATAAAGTGGACGAGTACGTCGAAGAGATCCAACGCATCGCCGCCGAGCAAACGCCGCAAGTGATGCAGTTAGGCGGCCTGACGCTCGATCCTCCCCCAGCGAACGGCAACGGTAATAGTAACGGTGAAATGTTCGGCGTGACGCCGCTGCAACAACTGCGGCACGATCATCCGACCAACGACACCTACGTTGGCGCAAATCACGAAGCGCCGATCGAGCCGATCCGGATCGAAGAGACCGGCGGCCGCCGCTGGTATCCCGTGATCGACTACAGCCGCTGCACCAACTGCATGGAGTGCATCGACTTCTGTCTGTTCGGCGTTTACGGCGTCGACGGCATCGATACAATCCTGGTTGAGCAGCCCGACAACTGCCGCAAAGGTTGCCCTGCGTGCAGTCGCGTTTGCCCCGAGAACGCGATCATCTTCCCGCAACACAAAACGCCGACCATCGCCGGCAGTGATATCGTCGCCGAAGGGGGATTGAAGATCGACCTCTCGCAACTCTTTGGCAAACCGGCCGAAGATCCCAACGCCGTCGATACCGCCGTCCGCGAACGAGACGAACAGTTATTGATGGCCGGCCGCGACGCCGTCGGCGCATCGGTCGGCATCCCCAAACGCCAAGCCGACAAACCGACGGAAGAGCGGGATGAGTTGGATGATTTGATGGATGCGGTGGATGAGCTGGATATCTGA
- a CDS encoding peroxidase family protein, with protein sequence MAPIDDAMMHPPQSIPTPTTDEIRSIDGSGNNLENPDLGSTGEQFLRAAEADYADGISEIADADRPSAREISNAIAAQDPDATGNERQLSAFIYVWGQFLDHDIDLTESGDTEAANVAVPTGDPYFDPDSSGDDVIPFFRSLFDPTTGDSVDNPREQFNSITAFVDGSQVYGSSQEIADGLRTFEGGKLKTSDGDLLPTDEEGNFYAGDIRASENIELTSLQTLFVREHNQWADQIAAQDPSLSDEEIYQQARAIVIAEIQSITFNEFLPALLGEGAISDYAGYDPTVNPNITNEFATAAYRLGHSLLNDDIEFFGNDGRAVAEEVTLAEAFFNPSLVKEHGIDSLLKYAASSQSQELDNQIVDSVRNFLFGAPGQGGLDLATLNIQRGRDHGLADYNSVREAYGLPRVTSFAEITSDVERQQALEDLYGTVDNIDLWVGALAEDHVEGSSLGELNQAIIVDQFTRLRDGDRFYYENIFSPQDIDRIENTTLSDIIQRNTTVTNLQENVFFMSASVSGTVFADGDQQDRVNDRPQGQAGVTVQLLNDEGEVVAETITNARGDYRFTDFQETGDYQIQVLLRTPQGPIAKTQDVLISVGGQVIHNVDFGKTTKPNQDHDCPQPPQDGRPRHPDLHDDAFADGALLDPLDDLIDSLEKDRNRRDAPRRSPSR encoded by the coding sequence ATGGCCCCAATCGACGATGCGATGATGCATCCTCCGCAGTCGATTCCGACCCCAACCACCGACGAAATCCGCTCGATCGACGGGAGCGGAAACAACCTGGAAAATCCCGACCTCGGCAGCACCGGCGAGCAATTTTTGCGCGCCGCCGAAGCCGACTATGCCGATGGAATCTCGGAGATTGCCGACGCGGATCGCCCTAGCGCTCGCGAAATCAGCAACGCAATCGCCGCCCAAGACCCGGACGCAACAGGCAACGAGCGACAACTCTCGGCGTTCATTTACGTCTGGGGACAATTCCTGGATCACGACATCGACCTGACTGAGTCGGGCGATACTGAAGCGGCCAACGTCGCCGTTCCGACCGGTGATCCCTACTTCGATCCAGACTCCAGCGGTGACGACGTGATTCCGTTTTTCCGCTCCCTGTTTGATCCGACGACCGGCGATAGCGTCGACAACCCGCGCGAGCAGTTCAACTCGATCACCGCGTTTGTCGACGGCTCGCAAGTCTACGGATCGAGCCAAGAGATCGCCGATGGTCTACGCACCTTTGAAGGAGGAAAGCTGAAGACCAGCGATGGGGATTTGCTTCCCACCGACGAAGAAGGAAACTTCTACGCCGGCGACATCCGCGCCAGTGAGAACATTGAACTCACTTCGCTGCAAACTTTGTTCGTACGCGAGCATAATCAGTGGGCTGACCAGATCGCCGCTCAAGATCCTTCGCTCAGCGACGAAGAAATCTATCAGCAAGCGCGGGCCATCGTCATCGCCGAGATTCAGTCGATCACATTCAACGAATTCTTGCCGGCGCTGCTGGGAGAAGGAGCGATTTCTGACTACGCCGGCTATGACCCGACCGTCAATCCCAACATCACCAACGAATTCGCCACCGCCGCCTATCGGCTGGGACATAGTTTGCTGAACGATGACATCGAGTTTTTTGGCAACGACGGACGTGCGGTAGCCGAAGAAGTAACCTTGGCCGAAGCCTTCTTTAATCCGAGTCTTGTGAAGGAACATGGAATCGATTCGCTGCTCAAGTACGCCGCATCATCGCAGTCGCAGGAACTTGACAATCAAATTGTTGACAGCGTCCGCAACTTTTTGTTTGGCGCCCCCGGCCAAGGCGGATTAGACTTGGCGACGCTCAACATCCAGCGCGGTCGCGACCATGGATTGGCCGACTATAACTCGGTGCGGGAAGCGTATGGATTGCCGCGGGTCACCAGTTTCGCCGAGATTACCTCAGACGTCGAACGGCAGCAGGCGCTGGAAGATCTGTATGGAACGGTCGACAACATCGATCTGTGGGTCGGTGCGCTGGCTGAAGATCATGTCGAGGGGAGCAGTCTGGGAGAGTTGAATCAAGCGATCATCGTCGATCAATTCACACGTCTGCGCGACGGCGATCGGTTCTACTACGAAAACATTTTCTCTCCCCAGGATATCGATCGAATTGAGAACACCACGCTGTCCGATATCATTCAGCGAAATACGACCGTCACCAATCTGCAAGAGAACGTCTTTTTCATGTCCGCATCGGTCTCCGGTACGGTCTTCGCCGATGGTGATCAGCAGGATCGCGTCAATGATCGTCCGCAAGGCCAAGCCGGCGTCACTGTGCAATTGCTCAACGACGAAGGAGAAGTGGTCGCCGAAACGATCACCAACGCGCGCGGCGACTATCGGTTCACCGATTTTCAGGAGACCGGCGACTATCAAATTCAGGTGCTGCTGAGAACGCCGCAAGGTCCGATCGCCAAGACGCAAGACGTGTTGATCTCGGTCGGCGGCCAAGTGATTCATAACGTCGATTTCGGTAAAACGACAAAACCCAACCAGGATCATGATTGTCCGCAGCCCCCACAAGACGGACGCCCGCGTCACCCCGATCTGCACGACGACGCGTTCGCAGACGGCGCCTTGTTGGATCCCTTGGATGACTTGATCGACAGTCTCGAAAAAGATCGCAACCGACGAGATGCGCCGCGTCGCTCACCATCTCGATAA
- a CDS encoding coproporphyrinogen-III oxidase family protein yields the protein MATDSVKTEVGSYFISNYPPFSQWSEDYIPDLQQALASEPRPGVPLGLYLHVPFCRKRCKFCYFRVYTDKNGSEVETYVSALVDEIELVSKQAAMGGRPFRFVYFGGGTPSFLSPKQLQRLEDRLRKSISWDQAEEVTFECEPGTLSETKVKTLRDMGVTRLSLGIESFSDKILEENGRAHLSKEVYKAWEWIEQAQFPNVNIDLIAGMVGETWDTWRDNLVKTLELSPECVTIYQMELPFNTVYSKDILGNKIETPVADWPTKRAWVSYAFDELAKAGYSQSSAYTMIKDPTKISFSYRDNLFGGADLLATGVASFGHISGVHYQNKTEWADYTGDLLEKKQLPLKRAYRPTPEQMLIRETILLLKRGYLDVDYFQTKFGVNIVEKWQPIWNEYVETDMATIDGNRIELTRDGLLRADGLLPPFFEEQHQGVRYT from the coding sequence ATGGCCACCGATTCAGTCAAAACCGAGGTCGGCAGCTACTTCATCTCGAACTATCCTCCCTTTTCGCAGTGGAGCGAGGACTACATTCCCGATCTGCAACAGGCGCTGGCCAGCGAGCCGCGACCTGGCGTGCCGTTGGGTCTGTATCTGCACGTCCCGTTCTGCCGCAAACGCTGCAAGTTCTGCTATTTCCGCGTTTACACCGACAAGAATGGTTCTGAAGTCGAGACCTACGTCTCGGCCCTGGTCGATGAGATTGAGCTGGTCAGCAAACAAGCGGCGATGGGGGGACGACCGTTCCGCTTCGTCTACTTTGGCGGCGGTACGCCTTCGTTCCTCAGCCCGAAGCAACTGCAACGGCTGGAAGATCGCCTGCGCAAGAGCATCAGTTGGGACCAGGCCGAAGAAGTCACCTTTGAGTGCGAGCCTGGCACGCTAAGCGAGACCAAGGTCAAGACGCTCCGCGACATGGGCGTCACCCGGTTGAGTCTGGGGATCGAGAGCTTCTCCGACAAGATCCTGGAAGAGAACGGCCGCGCGCATCTCTCGAAAGAGGTTTACAAAGCTTGGGAATGGATCGAGCAGGCGCAGTTCCCCAACGTCAATATTGACTTGATCGCTGGAATGGTTGGCGAGACATGGGACACTTGGCGAGACAATCTGGTGAAAACGTTGGAGCTGTCGCCCGAGTGCGTCACCATCTATCAGATGGAACTGCCGTTCAACACGGTCTATTCCAAAGACATCTTGGGGAACAAGATCGAAACGCCGGTCGCCGATTGGCCGACCAAGCGAGCCTGGGTCAGCTACGCCTTTGATGAGTTGGCTAAAGCCGGCTACTCGCAGTCGAGCGCCTACACGATGATCAAAGACCCGACCAAGATCAGCTTCAGCTACCGCGACAACTTGTTCGGCGGCGCCGATCTGTTAGCGACGGGAGTCGCCAGCTTTGGGCACATCTCTGGCGTTCACTACCAGAACAAAACCGAGTGGGCCGACTACACCGGCGATCTGCTCGAGAAAAAGCAACTGCCGCTAAAGCGCGCCTATCGGCCGACGCCCGAGCAAATGCTGATTCGCGAAACGATCTTGCTGTTAAAGCGAGGTTACTTGGACGTCGATTACTTCCAAACCAAATTTGGCGTCAACATCGTCGAGAAATGGCAGCCGATCTGGAATGAATATGTCGAAACCGACATGGCGACCATCGACGGCAATCGGATCGAACTGACGCGCGACGGACTGCTGCGGGCCGACGGCCTGTTGCCCCCGTTCTTTGAAGAGCAACACCAGGGAGTTCGCTATACATGA
- a CDS encoding YcjF family protein, with protein MKRFPLPNSFWIIVTLVIIGGGLIYLPSMVASYYREAAELGGMAQVAYLVSVIGGALLIIGAASWVLYRLVRAKRLKTQRKERRQRNPSQLSADERRNELTENLASIDDFQTEAGDDDLAEQLAPLREKLEIKLDHQRLEIVAFGTISSGKSSLLNALAGRNAFASEIAGGTTVTRNEIPWVGDNQVILVDTPGLGEVDGETRQTIAAESAKTADIILLVVDGPLRDSEFRLLELLGQMEKRVIICFNKEDLYNDADRAKLLQQISKQAEDFVRREDIVSVRARATTRRRIRIAADGSEIEEEVTVPVAIEPLANRMMQVVKKDGSDLLLANLLLQSRGLVDQARLKVEQALDRRANQIVTKYMWGVGGASAALSPMPFVDIAAGIAISTKMVVDLAKVYKQDVDIDVAVQLMGQLGKNLLGILGVNIAVPAVASLLKTVPGAGYLAGAALHLVVMALVTRWIGNVFMEYFKHEMREPEGGLAGLAEREWRRVTQLSYLRQLVQQARNQYVD; from the coding sequence ATGAAGCGATTTCCCCTTCCCAACTCGTTCTGGATTATTGTCACGCTGGTGATTATCGGCGGGGGGCTGATCTATTTGCCGTCGATGGTCGCGTCGTACTATCGCGAAGCTGCCGAATTGGGGGGCATGGCCCAGGTCGCCTATCTGGTCAGCGTCATCGGTGGAGCCCTGCTGATTATCGGAGCGGCCAGTTGGGTTCTGTATCGTCTGGTTCGGGCCAAACGGCTGAAGACGCAGCGCAAAGAACGTCGTCAGCGCAACCCGAGCCAACTTTCGGCCGACGAGCGGCGAAACGAATTGACCGAAAATCTCGCGTCAATCGATGACTTTCAAACCGAAGCAGGGGACGACGATCTGGCCGAACAACTGGCCCCCTTGCGCGAAAAGCTCGAAATCAAGCTCGATCATCAGCGGTTGGAGATCGTCGCTTTCGGCACGATCAGCAGCGGCAAGTCGTCGCTGCTCAACGCGCTGGCCGGACGCAACGCGTTCGCCAGTGAGATCGCCGGCGGCACGACGGTCACACGCAACGAAATCCCTTGGGTAGGCGACAATCAGGTGATCCTGGTCGACACGCCGGGGCTGGGAGAAGTTGACGGCGAGACGCGGCAGACGATCGCCGCCGAGTCGGCCAAAACGGCCGATATCATCTTATTGGTGGTCGACGGTCCGCTGCGTGATTCCGAGTTCCGCTTGCTCGAACTACTGGGCCAAATGGAAAAGCGGGTGATTATCTGCTTCAACAAAGAAGACCTCTATAACGACGCCGACCGCGCGAAGCTGTTGCAGCAGATCTCAAAACAGGCCGAAGATTTTGTTCGCCGCGAAGATATCGTCTCGGTTCGTGCTCGAGCGACCACGCGTCGTCGCATCCGGATCGCCGCTGACGGCAGCGAGATCGAAGAAGAGGTGACCGTGCCGGTGGCGATAGAGCCGCTGGCCAACCGGATGATGCAGGTCGTCAAAAAGGATGGCAGCGATTTGTTGCTGGCCAACTTGCTGCTGCAATCTCGCGGGCTGGTCGATCAAGCTCGCTTGAAAGTAGAGCAAGCGCTCGATCGCCGCGCCAATCAGATCGTCACAAAATATATGTGGGGAGTCGGCGGCGCTTCGGCCGCACTCAGCCCGATGCCGTTTGTCGATATCGCGGCAGGAATTGCGATTTCGACCAAAATGGTGGTCGACTTGGCGAAAGTTTATAAACAGGATGTCGATATCGACGTCGCGGTTCAACTGATGGGACAGTTGGGAAAGAACCTGCTTGGCATTTTGGGGGTGAACATCGCCGTGCCGGCGGTCGCCTCGCTGCTGAAGACGGTCCCCGGAGCTGGATATTTGGCGGGAGCCGCACTGCATTTGGTGGTGATGGCGCTGGTGACCCGCTGGATCGGCAACGTCTTTATGGAATACTTCAAACACGAGATGCGCGAGCCGGAAGGGGGACTTGCCGGTCTGGCCGAGCGCGAATGGCGCCGCGTGACGCAACTCAGCTACCTTCGCCAATTGGTGCAACAGGCCCGCAATCAATATGTCGACTGA
- a CDS encoding glycine cleavage system protein H gives MSDDSLVFMMGKFEATFPTDRQYAKNHTWASRVQISHGQQGYRFGFTAYAVRLLQDVYFLEWSVDAPTNLRQGQEIGFIESSKAESDLYAPLAGQLTTLNPALLSDPSQINLDMYGAGWLYEIDGPGDELMSPEEYLTHLAGVWEITQRTIKGQLNE, from the coding sequence ATGAGCGACGACTCTCTTGTCTTCATGATGGGCAAGTTCGAGGCCACGTTTCCGACCGATCGCCAGTACGCCAAAAACCATACTTGGGCCAGCCGCGTTCAAATCAGTCACGGCCAGCAAGGTTACCGCTTCGGCTTTACCGCCTACGCGGTCCGGTTGTTGCAAGACGTTTATTTTTTGGAGTGGAGCGTCGACGCGCCTACCAACTTGCGGCAAGGTCAGGAAATTGGCTTCATCGAGAGCAGCAAAGCGGAAAGCGATTTGTACGCTCCGCTGGCCGGTCAGCTGACAACGCTGAACCCGGCGCTGCTAAGCGACCCTTCGCAGATTAACCTGGATATGTATGGAGCTGGGTGGCTGTACGAAATCGACGGCCCCGGTGACGAATTAATGTCGCCGGAAGAATATCTGACGCACCTCGCGGGGGTGTGGGAAATTACCCAGCGCACGATCAAAGGCCAACTCAACGAGTAA
- a CDS encoding DUF1559 domain-containing protein produces the protein MMKRSRGFTLVELLVVIAIIGVLIALLLPAVQQAREAARRIQCVNQMKQIGLALHNYHDTHKGFPPGGIVAEKVTKGLGDDWCNSGSATQGAPWTVLILPFMEEGSRHDQYDFKLPLSASFTSQVSSSSQNYPLWYEQNSKYQCPSDPASGNGVNNLNYFGVQGGGSSSNVNCSGGNSNVFFVNGIMFANSNSRFRDITDGTTKTFLVGETKYHLTDAGTTSTFYLSWASSIRLGTGSTMPHPATLAGTYEPINSRIPTGGTVPASGADSRTGYSRLFGSFHPGGCNMLLADASVDFTAETINLDIYRQLGIRNDGLPIGGEE, from the coding sequence ATGATGAAACGAAGCCGGGGATTTACCCTGGTCGAATTGTTGGTGGTGATTGCGATCATTGGCGTCTTGATCGCGTTGTTGCTGCCGGCGGTTCAACAAGCACGCGAAGCGGCGCGGCGAATTCAGTGCGTCAACCAGATGAAACAAATTGGTCTGGCGCTGCACAACTATCACGATACGCACAAGGGCTTCCCGCCAGGCGGCATCGTCGCTGAAAAGGTGACCAAGGGATTGGGCGATGACTGGTGCAACAGTGGATCGGCCACGCAAGGAGCGCCTTGGACGGTTTTGATTCTGCCGTTTATGGAAGAAGGCTCGCGCCACGACCAATACGACTTCAAGCTGCCGTTGTCGGCTTCGTTCACCAGCCAAGTTTCAAGCTCATCACAGAACTATCCGCTGTGGTACGAACAAAACTCCAAGTACCAATGCCCTTCCGATCCCGCATCCGGAAACGGCGTGAACAACTTGAACTATTTTGGCGTCCAAGGGGGCGGCTCTTCGAGCAACGTCAACTGTTCCGGAGGCAACTCGAACGTCTTCTTCGTGAACGGCATTATGTTCGCCAACTCGAACAGCAGGTTTCGCGATATTACCGATGGAACGACCAAGACGTTTCTGGTCGGCGAAACGAAGTACCATTTGACCGACGCCGGCACGACTTCCACGTTTTACTTGAGCTGGGCCTCGTCGATTCGACTCGGCACAGGCTCGACCATGCCGCATCCGGCGACGCTGGCCGGCACGTACGAGCCGATCAATTCGCGGATTCCGACCGGCGGCACGGTCCCCGCTTCCGGCGCCGATTCGCGAACGGGATACTCTCGCCTATTTGGCAGTTTTCACCCCGGCGGCTGCAACATGTTGCTAGCTGACGCTTCGGTCGATTTCACGGCCGAAACGATCAATCTCGATATCTATCGCCAATTGGGCATCCGCAATGATGGTCTGCCGATCGGAGGAGAAGAATAG
- a CDS encoding GTP-binding protein has product MSTDSSPETTDPPPHVDDERYQHALDSVRSTLDRFRGCSDQEKDLLRRDLRQMQEMESKLTSGRVEIVVFGEISTGKSALINAMVGQAVTEVDVQGGWTREIWHVAWDGCGYRIPGLGSSEVVLIDTPGINEVGGAHRGEMAQDAARRSDMLLFVTDSDLNETEYSALVSLAAVNKPIILVLNKVDLYSPDQRKRLHEVLAQRLDGVIQPENIVETSADPRDVEYIVEAANGTTTSQWRKPKPNIEALQLKMLEVLEQDGLALLALNAAMYSADKSDRIASLKLKIRNDRANQHIWGYAVVKATTVAFNPAPIADVIGGGAVDVAMVWHLAHIYGIEMTWANAEKLVKSIFQAAGWVTLGELTTHAIMWSLKAVTLGWGSVLTVLPQGAAAGYGSYIVGQSAKYYFEHGASWGSEGPKSVVQKILDKTDRKSVIQNLRDEILKKLRINQHANPAN; this is encoded by the coding sequence ATGTCGACTGACAGTTCGCCCGAAACGACCGATCCGCCGCCGCACGTCGACGACGAGCGTTACCAACATGCGCTCGATTCGGTGCGTAGCACGCTCGATCGCTTTCGCGGTTGCTCGGATCAAGAGAAAGACTTGCTCCGTCGCGATCTGCGGCAGATGCAAGAGATGGAATCCAAACTGACCAGCGGTCGCGTCGAGATCGTCGTCTTTGGCGAAATCAGCACCGGCAAGTCGGCCCTGATCAACGCGATGGTCGGTCAGGCGGTCACCGAAGTCGATGTCCAAGGAGGTTGGACCCGCGAGATCTGGCACGTCGCGTGGGATGGTTGCGGCTATCGCATTCCGGGACTCGGCAGCAGCGAAGTGGTGCTGATCGATACCCCAGGCATCAACGAAGTCGGCGGCGCTCATCGCGGCGAGATGGCGCAAGACGCCGCGCGGCGCAGCGACATGCTGCTGTTTGTGACCGACTCGGACTTGAACGAGACCGAATACTCGGCGCTGGTTAGTCTCGCGGCCGTCAACAAACCGATCATCTTGGTGCTGAACAAGGTCGATCTCTATTCGCCCGATCAGCGGAAACGCCTGCACGAAGTTCTAGCGCAACGTTTGGACGGCGTGATCCAGCCCGAGAATATTGTCGAAACGTCGGCCGATCCGCGCGACGTCGAATACATCGTGGAAGCGGCCAACGGCACGACGACCAGTCAATGGCGCAAGCCGAAGCCGAACATCGAAGCGCTGCAGCTAAAGATGCTGGAAGTGCTGGAGCAAGATGGCCTGGCGCTGTTAGCGCTGAACGCGGCGATGTACTCGGCTGACAAGTCCGACCGGATCGCATCGCTGAAACTGAAGATTCGCAACGACCGAGCCAATCAGCATATCTGGGGCTATGCCGTGGTGAAAGCGACAACCGTTGCGTTCAATCCGGCGCCAATCGCCGACGTGATCGGCGGCGGCGCGGTCGATGTGGCGATGGTCTGGCACCTGGCCCACATCTACGGCATTGAAATGACCTGGGCCAACGCCGAGAAGTTGGTCAAGTCGATCTTTCAAGCCGCCGGCTGGGTGACGCTGGGAGAACTGACGACCCACGCGATCATGTGGAGCCTGAAAGCGGTGACGCTCGGTTGGGGGTCGGTCCTTACGGTCTTGCCGCAAGGCGCTGCGGCCGGCTATGGATCGTACATCGTTGGCCAGTCAGCGAAGTACTACTTCGAGCATGGCGCATCGTGGGGAAGTGAAGGACCGAAGTCGGTGGTGCAAAAGATTTTGGACAAGACCGACCGCAAGTCGGTGATTCAAAATCTGCGGGATGAGATTTTGAAGAAGCTGCGGATTAACCAGCACGCGAATCCGGCCAACTAG